A window of Hymenobacter siberiensis genomic DNA:
ACAGTCTGCTGCGAAGCAGCAGTCAGTAACTCACGTCGCTGAATGTGCCGGTGATGGTTTTGCTGTCCGAAGAGATGGCGGCTTTGCCCGTGAAGCTGAAAGTGCCGGAAGCATAGCGGGGGTAGGGGGGGCGTGCTGAAGACGGAGGTGAGGGTGCCGCTGGTCGGAGCCGGGGGCGTACTCAGGCGAGATGCAGGCAGTTTTTCATGGCGTGGAAAGGGTCGGGAGTTAAATGTGGCAACGACCAACGAAAAATCCTAACGTCCTGATAGGCAAGGGTGCGTGCTCAGCGCAGCTGAAATGGCCGCAGTATTTTCCCGTTGGGATTTCCTTTAAGACTGACGCCGTTATACTCATCACGAAGTGGTTTGCAAAACGCAGTATGGTGCGGGGCTACTCTACCCTACTATTTTTCAGGTACAAAAACGGGGCAGCCCGACCTTTGGGGTTACGACACCACCAAAAACCCGTTCTGCCCCGTGAAGCAACACTTCGCCGCTAAAATTACGACGCTTTTGCAGCAGGCCCCGTTTGTGGGCCACTTGTCCCGCCAAAAGTTTGTGGGCCAGTTTATTCTTGGCCTGATAAAGAGCCGCAACGTGCAATTCGGCGAGGTGGCCCAGCACCTCAATGACGCGGCCAAGCCCGCCTCGAACGAAACGCGCATTCAGGACTTTTTCCGCGAAGTAGACCTCAATTACGTACTGGTGGCCAGGATTTTACTGAGTTTGTTGCCTGCGCAGGGCAAGCTGCGCTTATGCCTCGACCGCACGGAGTGGGACTTCGGCCAGTGCCAAGTGAACATCCTGCTCGTCACCGTCGGCACGGGCGAGGTCCACGTGCCCCTTTATTGGCACCTGCTCGACAACCGCAGCGGCAACTCCAACGCCGCCGACCGCATCGCGGTGCTCGAAAAGTGCCTGGCCTTGCTGGGCAAAGACCGCATCGGCCTGGTCGTGGGCGACCGGGAATTTGTCGGCCATGCGTGGTTCAAGTGGCTCAAAGACAATGGGCTTAATTTTGTCATGCGCCTGCCCAAGCACCACTGCCTGACCCACGCCGACGGCCGGCGGCAGGCCGTGGCCGACCTGGGCCTGGTGCCGGGGCAGGTGCGCCGCTTCGCCCACGTGCAGGTCGACGGAGTCTGGGGGCAGGTCTGGGTCAAGGCCGTGGCGGCGGACGCGTTTGTCTTCCTGTTTGCCACGGCCGGTCTGAACCACCTCGAGCAACTCTATGCCAAGCGCTGGACGATTGAGCAATGCTTTCAAAATCTGAAAGGGCGGGGCTTTAACCTGGAAGCCACCCACTTGCGCTGTTTCCAAAAGCTGCGCAAGCTCGTGGCCCTGGTCAGCCTGGCCTACGCGTTTTGTCTGGGCGTGGGCGCGGCCGCCCACGGCGGCCGCCAGCCCATTGCCCGCAAAAACCACGGCTACCGGGCCGCCAGCCTGAGCCGCCACGGCCTCAATCTGCTCCGCCAACTCGCCCGCCCGCTGACCCTGCCCGAGGACCCATTGGCCCGCTTGGTTGAAACGCTACTGAACTGGATTACGAGGCAACTTGCTAAAAATCAATTACTAAAAATAGTAGGGTAGAGTAGTGCGGGGCAAGCCCTGTTGCGTGACGGGTACAACAAATGCATCGAGCCGCAACGCGGCGATACGTTGGTAGA
This region includes:
- a CDS encoding IS4 family transposase → MKQHFAAKITTLLQQAPFVGHLSRQKFVGQFILGLIKSRNVQFGEVAQHLNDAAKPASNETRIQDFFREVDLNYVLVARILLSLLPAQGKLRLCLDRTEWDFGQCQVNILLVTVGTGEVHVPLYWHLLDNRSGNSNAADRIAVLEKCLALLGKDRIGLVVGDREFVGHAWFKWLKDNGLNFVMRLPKHHCLTHADGRRQAVADLGLVPGQVRRFAHVQVDGVWGQVWVKAVAADAFVFLFATAGLNHLEQLYAKRWTIEQCFQNLKGRGFNLEATHLRCFQKLRKLVALVSLAYAFCLGVGAAAHGGRQPIARKNHGYRAASLSRHGLNLLRQLARPLTLPEDPLARLVETLLNWITRQLAKNQLLKIVG